A single genomic interval of Cucumis sativus cultivar 9930 chromosome 7, Cucumber_9930_V3, whole genome shotgun sequence harbors:
- the LOC101212051 gene encoding serine/threonine-protein kinase TOR: MATSGQSLRSSSAATSGGNFDSLNRILSDLCTRGHPKEGAPSALKKHIEEAARDLNGEAFSRFMDQLYDRISTLLESNDVAENLGALRAIDELIDVALGENASKVSKFSNYIRSVFELKRDPEILVLASRVLGHLARAGGAMTADEVEHQVKIALDWLRGERIEYRRFAAVLILKEMAENASTVFNVHVPEFVDAIWVALRDPQLAVRERAVEALRACLRVIEKRETRWRVQWYYRMFEATQDGLGKNAPVHSIHGSLLAVGELLRNTGEFMMSRYREVADIVLRYLEHRDRLVRLSITSLLPRIAHFLRDRFVTNYLTICMNHILTVLRTPAERASGFIALGEMAGALDGELKYYLPTITNHLRDAIAPRRGRPSLEALACVGSIAKAMGPAMESHVRGLLDVMFSAGLSHTLVESLEQITTSIPILLSSIQERLLDSISMVLSKSHSPQGRAAAVVGRANVMTVPQPVSDLCGSSLVQLALQTLARFNFKGHDLLEFARESVVVYLDDEDGATRKDAALCCCRLVSNSFSVMACTQFGTSRSSRAGGRRRRLVEELVEKLLIAAVADADVAVRNSIFVSLHGNRGFDDFIAQADSLSAVFAALNDEDFDVREYAISVAGRLSEKNPAYVLPALRRHLIQLLTYLDQSADNKCREESAKLLGCLIRNCERLILPYIAPVHKALVARLSEGTGVNANNGIITGVLVTVGDLARVGGFAMRQYLPELMPLIVEALLDGAAVAKREVAVSTLGQVVQSTGYVITPYNEYPLLLGLLLKLLNGELAWSTRREVLKVLGIMGALDPHVHKRNQLSLPGSHGEVTRAASDSGQHIQSVDELPMELWPSFATSEDYYSTVAISSLLRILRDPSLASYHLKVVGSLMFIFKSMGLGSVPYLPKVLPDLFHTVSTCDDTLKDFITWKLGTLVSIVRQHIRKYLPELLSLISELWSSFNFPSTSRPPLGYPVLHLVEQLCLALNDEFRMILHIILPCCIQVLSDAERCNDYTYVLDILHTLEVFGGTLDEHMHLLLPALIRLFKVDAPADIRRAAIRTLTRLIPRVQVTGHISSLVHHLKLVLDGRNDELQKDAVDALCCLAQALGEDFTVFIPSIHKLLLKHRLRHKEFEEIEGRLRRREPLILGSTTAQRLSRRVPVEVISDPLNDVDIDPYEDKSDVHKQFRGHQVNDGRLRTAGEASQRSTKEDWAEWMRHFSIELLKESPSPALRTCARLAQLQPFVGRELFAAGFVSCWAQLNETSQKQLVRSLEMAFSSPNIPPEILATLLNLAEFMEHDEKPLPIDIRLLGALAEKCRAFAKALHYKEMEFEGARSKKMDANPVSVVEALIHINNQLHQHEAAVGILTYAQLHLGVQLKESWYEKLQRWEDALKAYTAKASQASNPHLVLDAMLGRMRCLAALARWEELNNLCKEYWTPAEPAARLEMAPMAASAAWNMGEWDQMAEYVSRLDDGDETKLRSLGNTAASGDGSSSGTFYRAVLLVRKGKYDEAREFVDRARKCLATELAALVLESYERAYSNMVRVQQLSELEEVIDYCTLPVGNPVAEGRRALIRNMWTERIQGAKRNVEVWQAVLAVRALVLPPTEDIETWLKFASLCRKSGRVSQARSTLVKLLQYDPETSENGWYSGPPQVMLAYLKYQWSLGEDIKRKEAFARLQVLSRELSSSPIIQPAKHISLSSGRSSTVPLLARVCLELGTWQWALSPGLDDDSIQEILTAFRNATQCANTWAKAWHMWALFNTAVMSHYTMRGFPDVAAQFVVAAVTGYFHSIACAANSKGVDDSLQDILRLLTLWFNHGATADVQMALQKGFAHVNINTWLVVLPQIIARIHSNNHAVRELIQSLLVRIGQSHPQALMYPLLVACKSISNLRRAAAQEVVDKVRQHSGVLVDQAQLVSKELIRVAILWHETWHEALEEASRLYFGEHNIEGMLKVLEPLHEMLEDGAMKNNTTIKERAFIEAYRRELLEAYECCMKYKKTGKDAELTQAWDLYYHVFRRIDKQLQSLTTLDLQSVSPELLECRNLELAVPGTYRAESPVVTIASFATQLVVITSKQRPRKLTIHGSDGEDYAFLLKGHEDLRQDERVMQLFGLVNTLLDNSRKTAEKDLSIQRYDVIPLSPNSGLIGWVPHCDTLHHLIREYRDARKITLNQEHKYMLSFAPDYDHLPLIAKVEVFEYALFNTEGNDLARVLWLKSRTSEVWLERRTNYTRSLAVMSMVGYLLGLGDRHPSNLMLHRYTGKILHIDFGDCFEASMNREKFPEKVPFRLTRMLVKAMEVSGIEGNFRSTCENVMQVLRSNKDSVMAMMEAFVHDPLINWRLFNFNEVPQMSMFSSTHAPAVVNAEDSAQSRELLQPQRGARERELLQAVNQLGDANEVLNERAVVVMARMSNKLTGRDFPTCSSMSTASAQHAVDHSTLISGDSREVDHGLSVKLQVEKLIGQAMSHENLCQNYVGWCPFW, encoded by the exons GAGGGGGCTCCATCGGCATTAAAGAAACATATTGAAGAAGCAGCTCGTGATCTTAACGGGGAAGCATTTTCCCGGTTCATGGATCAATTATACGATCGAATTTCTACTCTTTTAGAAAGTAACGATGTAGCTGAAAATTTGGGTGCTTTAAGGGCTATTGATGAGTTGATTGATGTGGCTCTGGGTGAAAATGCTTCAAAAGTTTCGAAGTTTTCTAACTATATCAGGAGTGTATTTGAGCTGAAGCGTGATCCTGAAATTTTAGTCCTTGCTAGCCGTGTTTTGGGTCATCTAGCTAGAGCAGGCGGAGCAATGACAGCAGATGAAGTTGAACACCAG GTAAAAATTGCTCTGGACTGGTTGCGTGGAGAAAGAATCGAGTATCGTCGCTTTGCTGCTGTCTTAATCCTAAAG GAAATGGCAGAAAATGCTTCGACAGTCTTCAATGTGCATGTGCCAGAATTTGTTGATGCCATTTGGGTTGCTTTGCGGGATCCACAGCTAGCTGTTCGAGAGCGAGCTGTGGAGGCATTGCGTGCTTGCCTTCGTGTTATTGAAAAGCGTGAGACACGTTGGCGTGTGCAATG GTACTATCGAATGTTTGAAGCCACACAAGATGGGTTGGGTAAAAATGCTCCTGTTCACAGCATTCATGGTTCCTTACTTGCAGTTGGTGAGCTTTTGAG GAATACAGGTGAATTCATGATGTCAAGATATAGAGAAGTTGCTGATATTGTCCTTAGGTACTTGGAACACCGGGACCGTCTTGTACGCTTGAGCATAACTTCATTATTACCTCGAATTGCTCATTTCTTACGCGATAGATTTGTGACAAACTATTTAACG ATATGCATGAATCATATTCTCACTGTTTTGAGAACACCGGCTGAGCGTGCTAGTGGGTTCATTGCCCTTGGAGAGATGGCTGGTGCTTTAGATGGGGAGCTGAAATACTATTTGCCGACTATTACAAATCACTTACGTGATGCA ATTGCTCCACGTCGTGGTAGACCCTCACTTGAGGCTTTGGCTTGTGTTGGAAGCATTGCAAAAGCCATGGGGCCAGCTATGGAATCTCATGTTCGAGGTCTCTTGGATGTTATGTTCTCAGCTGGTCTTTCACATACACTTGTTGAATCCCTGGAGCAAATTACTACGAG TATTCCCATTTTGCTTTCCAGCATTCAAGAGCGGCTTTTAGATTCCATTTCAATGGTTCTATCAAAATCACATTCTCCTCAGGGTAGGGCTGCTGCTGTGGTGGGGCGAGCAAATGTGATGACAGTTCCTCAACCAGTTTCGGATCTTTGTGGTTCATCACTTGTGCAGCTTGCATTGCAAACACTTGCTCGTTTTAACTTCAAG GGTCATGATCTTCTTGAATTTGCACGGGAATCGGTCGTTGTGTATTTGGATGATGAAGATGGAGCAACACGGAAAGATGCTGCACTATGTTGTTGCAGAttagtttcaaattctttttctgtCATGGCATGCACACAATTTGGTACTAGTAGGTCTAGTCGCGCAGGTGGGAGACGTCGTCGCCTTGTTGAGGag CTTGTGGAAAAGCTTCTTATTGCAGCTGTTGCAGATGCTGATGTTGCTGTTCGCAATTCCATCTTTGTCTCTCTGCATGGAAATAGGGGGTTTGATGATTTTATAGCACAGGCTGATAGTTTGAGTGCAGTCTTTGCTGCACTTAATGATGAG GATTTTGATGTTCGAGAGTATGCAATATCTGTTGCTGGGAGATTATCTGAAAAAAATCCTGCATATGTTCTTCCAGCTCTTCGTCGCCATCTTATACAACTTTTAACCTATTTGGACCAAAG TGCAGATAATAAATGCCGAGAAGAAAGTGCGAAGTTGCTGGGTTGCTTGATACGCAATTGTGAACGGTTAATACTTCCTTACATTGCTCCAGTTCACAAG GCACTTGTGGCAAGACTTAGCGAAGGCACTGGGGTGAATGCCAATAATGGCATTATCACTGGAGTTCTTGTAACTGTCGGAGATCTTGCTAGAGTG GGTGGTTTTGCAATGAGACAATACCTCCCTGAACTCATGCCGTTGATTGTTGAAGCCCTGTTGGATGGAGCTGCTGTTGCAAAACGTGAAGTGGCTGTTTCTACACTTGGTCAAGTTGTTCAGAGCACAGG GTATGTTATAACTCCGTACAATGAGTACCCGTTGTTGCTTGGCCTACTGTTAAAATTGCTGAATGGTGAGCTAGCGTGGTCTACTAGACGTGAAGTATTAAAG GTTCTAGGAATAATGGGTGCTCTGGATCCTCATGTGCATAAACGCAACCAACTAAGCTTGCCAGGGTCACATGGAGAAGTAACGCGTGCAGCAAGTGATTCTGGTCAACATATTCAATCTGTAGATGAACTTCCTATGGAGCTGTGGCCCTCGTTTGCGACATCTGAGGATTATTATTCCACG GTGGCAATTAGCTCACTCTTAAGAATACTTCGAGATCCTTCCCTTGCGAGTTATCATCTTAAGGTGGTTGGATCGCTTATGTTCATATTCAAG TCTATGGGGCTCGGTTCTGTTCCATACTTACCCAAG GTTTTGCCCGATCTGTTCCACACTGTTAGCACATGTGATGATACTTTAAAGGACTTCATAACGTGGAAACTTGGAACTTTAGTTTCTATTGTCCGCCAG CACATTCGCAAATATTTACCGGAATTGCTCTCTCTCATATCAGAGTTGTGGTCATCCTTCAATTTTCCCTCTACTAGTCGTCCTCCGCTTGGCTATCCA GTTCTTCACTTAGTGGAACAACTTTGCTTAGCCCTGAATGATGAGTTCAGAATGATTCTCCACATTATTCTTCCTTGTTGCATTCAAGTACTAAGTGATGCTGAACGTTGTAATGATTATACCTATGTTCTTGATATTCTTCACACTCTTGAAGTTTTTGGCG GCACTTTGGACGAACATatgcatcttcttcttcctgcTCTTATTCGTTTATTCAAGGTGGATGCTCCAGCGGACATACGGCGTGCTGCAATCAGAACTTTGACAAGATTAATCCCTCGTGTTCAG GTAACTGGTCATATATCTTCTCTTGTGCATCACCTAAAGCTCGTCTTGGATGG GAGGAATGATGAGCTCCAAAAAGATGCTGTTGACGCACTTTGTTGCCTAGCCCAGGCCCTTGGGGAAGATTTCACTGTTTTTATTCCATCAATACACAAGCTTCTATTGAAACACCGATTGCGG CATAAAGAATTTGAGGAAATTGAGGGACGTCTGCGAAGACGAGAGCCACTGATTTTGGGAAGCACTACTGCTCAACGTTTGAGTCGGCGAGTTCCAGTGGAAGTCATCAGTGATCCTCTAAATGATGTTGACATTGACCCTTATGAAGATAAGTCAGATGTGCATAAACAGTTTAGGGGTCACCAG GTTAACGATGGCAGATTGCGCACTGCTGGAGAGGCATCCCAGAGAAGTACTAAGGAAGATTGGGCTGAATGGATGAGGCATTTCAGCATTGAGCTTCTTAAGGAGTCACCTTCACCTGCATTACGGACCTGTGCAAGACTTGCACAGTTGCAG CCTTTTGTTGGGCGTGAGTTATTTGCAGCTGGGTTTGTTAGTTGTTGGGCACAACTAAATGAGACAAGTCAGAAGCAGTTAGTCCGGAGCTTGGAGATGGCATTTTCCTCCCCAAATATCCCCCCTGAAATTTTGGCGACGCTTCTAAACCTG GCAGAGTTTATGGAACATGATGAGAAGCCACTTCCTATTGACATCCGTCTTCTTGGTGCTCTTGCAGAGAAG TGTCGTGCATTTGCCAAAGCTCTGCATTACAAAGAAATGGAATTTGAGGGTGCAAGGTCCAAAAAGATGGATGCTAATCCTGTTTCTGTAGTAGAAGCTCTTATACATATAAACAATCAGTTGCACCAGCATGAG GCTGCTGTTGGAATATTGACGTATGCTCAACTACATTTGGGAGTTCAGCTGAAAGAATCTTG GTACGAGAAATTGCAACGCTGGGAAGATGCTCTAAAGGCATATACGGCTAAGGCATCACAAGCATCAAATCCACATCTTGTCTTAGATGCCATGTTAG GGCGGATGAGATGCCTTGCTGCATTGGCCCGATGGGAAGAGCTTAATAATCTATGCAAGGAGTATTGGACCCCTGCTGAGCCAGCTGCTCGGCTAGAAATGGCTCCAATG GCTGCGAGTGCTGCATGGAACATGGGAGAGTGGGACCAAATGGCAGAATATGTTTCTCGGTTAGATGATGGTGATGAAACCAAACTTCGTAGCTTGGGTAACACTGCTGCTAGTGGTGATGGAAGCAGTAGTGGAACTTTCTACAGGGCTGTCTTATTAGTTCGTAAAGGAAAG TATGACGAAGCACGTGAATTTGTTGACAGAGCCAGAAAATGTTTAGCGACAGAACTTGCTGCTTTG GTACTGGAGAGTTATGAACGTGCTTATAGCAATATGGTCAGAGTTCAACAACTTTCAGAACTGGAGGAG GTCATTGATTACTGCACACTACCTGTTGGTAATCCTGTTGCTGAAGGGCGGCGAGCTCTTATTCGAAATATGTGGACAGAACGCATACAAGGAGCAAAACGGAACGTTGAG GTCTGGCAAGCAGTATTGGCTGTTAGAGCCCTTGTGCTACCTCCAACAGAAGATATTGAGACATGGCTAAAGTTTGCTTCTCTTTGTCGGAAAAGTGGGAGAGTCAGCCAGGCAAGATCTACTCTTGTTAAGCTCTTACAG TATGATCCGGAAACTTCTGAAAATGGATGGTATTCCGGACCACCTCAAGTGATGTTGGCATACTTGAAATACCAATGGTCACTTGGGGAGGATATTAAACGTAAGGAAGCATTTGCTAGGTTGCAA GTTTTGTCTAGGGAGCTTTCATCTTCACCTATTATTCAACCTGCCAAGCATATTAGCTTGTCAAGTGGTAGAAGTTCAACCGTACCACTGCTTGCTCGCGTATGCCTTGAACTTGGAACCTGGCAATGGGCTCTATCTCCTGGATTAGATGATGACTCTATACAAg AAATTCTGACTGCATTCCGGAATGCCACCCAGTGTGCAAATACTTGGGCAAAGGCATGGCACATGTGGGCACTGTTTAATACGGCTGTGATGTCTCATTATACAATGAGAGGTTTTCCTGATGTTGCAGCACAGTTTGTTGTTGCTGCTGTAACAGGATATTTTCACTCAATAGCATGTGCTGCAAATTCTAAAGGTGTTGATGACAGTCTACAG GATATCCTCCGTCTTCTCACTTTATGGTTCAACCATGGAGCCACTGCAGATGTCCAAATGGCACTACAAAAAGGATTTGCTCATGTGAATATCAACACATGGCTTGTAGTCTTACCTCAGATAATTGCAAGGATACATTCAAATAACCATGCTGTAAGAGAACTTATACAGTCACTATTGGTTCGAATTGGGCAAAGCCATCCTCAG GCGCTCATGTACCCTCTCCTTGTAGCATGTAAATCAATTAGCAATTTACGCCGAGCTGCAGCTCAAGAAGTTGTTGACAAAGTTCGACAACATAGTGGCGTTCTTGTTGATCAG GCTCAACTTGTATCTAAAGAATTGATTCGAGTTGCCATACTTTGGCATGAAACATGGCATGAGGCTCTAGAGGAAGCTAGTCGTTTGTACTTTGGTGAACATAACATTGAGGGGATGCTCAAGGTTTTGGAGCCCTTGCATGAAATGCTTGAAGATGGGGCTATGAAGAATAACACAACGATAAAGGAAAGGGCATTCATTGAG GCATATCGTCGTGAGTTGCTTGAGGCCTATGAATGTTGCATGAAATATAAGAAAACCGGGAAAGATGCTGAACTTACTCAG GCTTGGGATCTGTATTACCATGTATTTAGAAGAATAGATAAGCAACTTCAGAGCCTTACAACTCTGGATCTTCAG TCTGTTTCTCCAGAGTTACTTGAATGTCGTAATCTGGAGCTTGCGGTTCCCGGTACTTATCGTGCAG AGTCACCGGTCGTGACAATTGCATCATTTGCAACACAGCTTGTTGTGATAACATCAAAACAGCGGCCTCGAAAGTTAACGATTCATGGGAGTGATGGTGAGGATTATGCATTTTTACTTAAGGGGCATGAAGACTTACGGCAAGATGAGCGTGTCATGCAG CTATTTGGTTTGGTTAATACGTTGCTGGACAATTCAAGAAAAACTGCTGAAAAAGATCTTTCCATTCAACGGTATGATGTTATTCCACTATCACCAAATAGTGGATTGATTGGTTGGGTCCCACATTGCGACACCCTGCATCATCTTATTCGTGAGTATAGAGATGCCAGAAAG ATAACCTTGAACCAAGAGCACAAGTACATGCTTAGTTTTGCCCCCGATTATGATCACTTACCGCTCATAGCTAAAGTGGAAGTGTTTGAGTATGCACTATTCAATACCGAAGGAAATGACCTTGCACGG GTTCTTTGGTTGAAAAGTCGCACATCTGAAGTATGGTTAGAGAGGAGGACTAATTATACCCGAAGTTTGGCAGTCATGAGTATG GTAGGTTATCTTCTTGGTTTGGGTGATCGACACCCAAGTAACCTTATGCTGCATCGTTATac TGGTAAGATTTTGCATATTGATTTTGGAGATTGCTTTGAAGCTTCAATGAACAGGGAAAAGTTTCCTGAGAAG GTACCCTTCCGGCTGACTAGAATGCTTGTCAAAGCTATGGAGGTCAGTGGTATTGAGGGAAACTTCCGTTCAACTTGTGAAAATGTGATGCAAGTTCTTCGATCAAACAAGGATAGTGTTATGGCTATGATGGAG gCCTTTGTTCACGACCCTCTCATAAATTGGCGTCTTTTCAACTTCAATGAAGTCCCACAAATGTCGATGTTTTCAAGCACTCATGCCCCTGCTGTTGTGAATGCTGAAGATTCTGCTCAAAGTCGTGAacttcttcaacctcaacgAGGCGCTCGTGAAAGAGAGCTTCTTCAG GCTGTTAATCAACTTGGTGATGCCAACGAGGTCTTGAATGAGCGTGCTGTTGTTGTCATGGCTCGTATGAGTAATAAACTAACTGGACGGGATTTCCCCACTTGTTCTTCTATGTCGACTGCCTCGGCTCAGCATGCAGTCGACCACAGCACCTTAATATCTGGGGATTCCCGTGAAGTTGATCATGGTCTCTCTGTTAAGCTTCAAGTCGAGAAGTTGATCGGTCAAGCTATGTCACACGAAAACCTATGTCAAAATTACGTCGG GTGGTGCCCCTTTTGGTAG
- the LOC101213258 gene encoding tubulin alpha-4 chain isoform X1 has protein sequence MRECISIHIGQAGIQVGNACWELYCLEHGIQPDGQMPSDKTVGGGDDAFNTFFSETGAGKHVPRAVFVDLEPTVIDEVRTGMYRQLFHPEQLISGKEDAANNFARGHYTIGKEIVDLCLDRIRKLADNCTGLQGFLVFNAVGGGTGSGLGSLLLERLSVDYGKKSKLGFTVYPSPQVSTSVVEPYNSVLSTHSLLEHTDVSVLLDNEAIYDICRRSLDIERPTYTNLNRLISQVISSLTASLRFDGALNVDVTEFQTNLVPYPRIHFMLSSYAPVISAEKAYHEQLSVAEITNSAFEPSSMMAKCDPRHGKYMACCLMYRGDVVPKDVNAAVATIKTKRTIQFVDWCPTGFKCGINYQPPTVVPGGDLAKVQRAVCMISNSTSVAEVFSRIDHKFDLMYAKRAFVHWYVGEGMEEGEFSEAREDLAALEKDYEEVGAESGEGDDDDQEEY, from the exons ATGAGAGAATGCATCTCCATTCATATCGGTCAGGCTGGGATTCAGGTCGGCAATGCATGTTGGGAACTGTACTGCCTTGAGCATGGAATTCAG CCTGATGGACAAATGCCGAGTGATAAGACTGTAGGTGGAGGCGATGATGCGTTCAATACCTTCTTCAGTGAAACAGGTGCAGGAAAGCATGTCCCTCGTGCTGTTTTCGTTGATCTTGAGCCTACTGTCATTGATGAGGTGAGAACTGGAATGTATCGTCAACTGTTCCATCCTGAACAGCTTATCAGCGGTAAGGAAGATGCTGCCAACAATTTTGCTCGTGGTCATTACACCA TTGGCAAGGAGATTGTTGATCTCTGTTTGGATCGGATTCGAAAGCTTGCCGACAACTGCACTGGACTTCAAGGCTTCCTGGTGTTTAACGCTGTTGGTGGGGGTACTGGGTCTGGTCTTGGCTCCCTTCTTTTGGAGCGTTTATCTGTTGACTATGGCAAGAAATCCAAGCTTGGTTTCACTGTTTATCCCTCTCCACAAGTTTCCACCTCTGTTGTCGAACCTTACAACAGCGTTCTCTCAACCCATTCCCTCCTTGAACATACAGATGTTTCTGTGCTTCTTGACAATGAAGCCATTTATGACATCTGTAGACGCTCCCTTGATATTGAGCGACCCACTTACACAAACCTTAACCGTCTCATTTCTCAG GTTATCTCATCCTTGACCGCCTCTCTAAGGTTCGATGGAGCTCTGAATGTGGATGTCACTGAGTTCCAAACGAATTTGGTCCCTTACCCAAGAATCCACTTCATGCTTTCCTCTTATGCCCCAGTGATCTCTGCAGAGAAAGCATACCACGAACAGCTCTCTGTAGCTGAGATCACCAACAGTGCATTCGAGCCGTCTTCCATGATGGCCAAGTGCGATCCTCGACATGGCAAGTACATGGCTTGCTGTCTGATGTATCGAGGAGACGTGGTGCCAAAAGACGTCAATGCAGCTGTTGCAACCATCAAAACCAAGCGCACAATCCAATTTGTGGATTGGTGCCCCACCGGTTTCAAGTGCGGGATCAACTACCAGCCGCCTACGGTTGTTCCGGGTGGCGACCTCGCCAAAGTGCAGAGGGCAGTGTGTATGATCTCGAACTCGACAAGCGTGGCAGAAGTGTTCTCTCGCATAGACCACAAGTTTGATTTGATGTATGCAAAGAGAGCCTTTGTGCATTGGTATGTGGGGGAGGGGATGGAGGAGGGAGAATTCTCTGAAGCCCGGGAAGATCTTGCGGCACTCGAGAAGGATTACGAGGAAGTAGGGGCAGAGTCTGGCGAaggtgatgatgatgatcaGGAGGAGTACTGA
- the LOC101213258 gene encoding tubulin alpha-4 chain isoform X2 — MRECISIHIGQAGIQVGNACWELYCLEHGIQPDGQMPSDKTVGGGDDAFNTFFSETGAGKHVPRAVFVDLEPTVIDEVRTGMYRQLFHPEQLISGKEDAANNFARGHYTIGKEIVDLCLDRIRKLADNCTGLQGFLVFNAVGGGTGSGLGSLLLERLSVDYGKKSKLGFTVYPSPQVSTSVVEPYNSVLSTHSLLEHTDVSVLLDNEAIYDICRRSLDIERPTYTNLNRLISQVISSLTASLRFDGALNVDVTEFQTNLVPYPRIHFMLSSYAPVISAEKAYHEQLSVAEITNSAFEPSSMMAKCDPRHGKYMACCLMYRGDVVPKDVNAAVATIKTKRTIQFVDWCPTGFKCGINYQPPTVVPGGDLAKVQRAVCMISNSTSVAEVENSLKPGKILRHSRRITRK; from the exons ATGAGAGAATGCATCTCCATTCATATCGGTCAGGCTGGGATTCAGGTCGGCAATGCATGTTGGGAACTGTACTGCCTTGAGCATGGAATTCAG CCTGATGGACAAATGCCGAGTGATAAGACTGTAGGTGGAGGCGATGATGCGTTCAATACCTTCTTCAGTGAAACAGGTGCAGGAAAGCATGTCCCTCGTGCTGTTTTCGTTGATCTTGAGCCTACTGTCATTGATGAGGTGAGAACTGGAATGTATCGTCAACTGTTCCATCCTGAACAGCTTATCAGCGGTAAGGAAGATGCTGCCAACAATTTTGCTCGTGGTCATTACACCA TTGGCAAGGAGATTGTTGATCTCTGTTTGGATCGGATTCGAAAGCTTGCCGACAACTGCACTGGACTTCAAGGCTTCCTGGTGTTTAACGCTGTTGGTGGGGGTACTGGGTCTGGTCTTGGCTCCCTTCTTTTGGAGCGTTTATCTGTTGACTATGGCAAGAAATCCAAGCTTGGTTTCACTGTTTATCCCTCTCCACAAGTTTCCACCTCTGTTGTCGAACCTTACAACAGCGTTCTCTCAACCCATTCCCTCCTTGAACATACAGATGTTTCTGTGCTTCTTGACAATGAAGCCATTTATGACATCTGTAGACGCTCCCTTGATATTGAGCGACCCACTTACACAAACCTTAACCGTCTCATTTCTCAG GTTATCTCATCCTTGACCGCCTCTCTAAGGTTCGATGGAGCTCTGAATGTGGATGTCACTGAGTTCCAAACGAATTTGGTCCCTTACCCAAGAATCCACTTCATGCTTTCCTCTTATGCCCCAGTGATCTCTGCAGAGAAAGCATACCACGAACAGCTCTCTGTAGCTGAGATCACCAACAGTGCATTCGAGCCGTCTTCCATGATGGCCAAGTGCGATCCTCGACATGGCAAGTACATGGCTTGCTGTCTGATGTATCGAGGAGACGTGGTGCCAAAAGACGTCAATGCAGCTGTTGCAACCATCAAAACCAAGCGCACAATCCAATTTGTGGATTGGTGCCCCACCGGTTTCAAGTGCGGGATCAACTACCAGCCGCCTACGGTTGTTCCGGGTGGCGACCTCGCCAAAGTGCAGAGGGCAGTGTGTATGATCTCGAACTCGACAAGCGTGGCAGAAGT GGAGAATTCTCTGAAGCCCGGGAAGATCTTGCGGCACTCGAGAAGGATTACGAGGAAGTAG
- the LOC101213497 gene encoding protein SHORT HYPOCOTYL IN WHITE LIGHT 1: MSLPAVLSPPSLFSIPQSQLPFSTSPTSLLSHPIHISYTLLRATRRTSNFSQGVDNFVDDRRNWNRSDFDLIGGEEEEEEEEDEDEEDEEDRSLDLLVRFVENIFRKSSRRARKAVRSVLPPSIPTKLVAFSVNGVLMLAFLWVLKAFLEVICTLGTAVFVSILIIRGVWIGILYLQDTRSHRLGQLDDDQHHAWTGAQPAS, translated from the exons ATGTCCTTACCTGCCGTTCTTTCACCGCCGTCCCTTTTCTCCATTCCTCAATCTCAACTGCCATTTTCAACTTCTCCAACCTCGCTTCTTTCTCATCCTATCCATATTTCCTACACGCTCCTTCGGGCTACCAGAAGAACCTCCAATTTCTCTCAG GGAGTTGATAATTTTGTGGACGATCGGCGTAATTGGAACCGCTCCGATTTCGACTTAATTGGTggagaggaggaggaggaggaggaggaggacgAAGATGAGGAGGACGAAGAGGATAGAAGTTTGGATCTGTTGGTTCGTTTTGTTGAGAATATTTTTAGGAAATCATCGAGGCGAGCTCGGAAGGCTGTGAGATCGGTTCTTCCTCCATCCATCCCTACTAAACTG GTGGCATTTTCTGTTAATGGGGTGCTAATGCTGGCGTTTTTGTGGGTTTTGAAAGCATTTCTTGAG GTGATATGCACACTTGGAACTGCAGTGTTTGTGAGCATACTCATCATTCGTGGAGTGTGGATTGGCATTTTATATCTGCAAGATACCCGCAGCCACAGACTCGGACAACTCGATGATGATCAGCACCATGCCTGGACTGGTGCTCAACCTGCATCCTGA